A DNA window from Selenomonas sp. oral taxon 126 contains the following coding sequences:
- a CDS encoding response regulator transcription factor has translation MLRVLIVEDEEIIRRGLLATIDWAGMGCRIVGDAPDGKVGLELLRTERPDVVLTDIRMPRMDGIEMAEAARAEGILPQLVFLTSYAEFDYAQQALRLQAADYLLKPVDEAELAALMQRLAASGSGTDDAEVRVEGVDWARYLGDASLNPYVRHAMERIRADYREKLSIEVLAEEAGVSASYLSRKFKEAAGQTFLELLTRERLQNAIVQLASGKYRVYEVAEENGFGDYKNFCSVFKKYMKCSPREFLQQPK, from the coding sequence ATGCTGCGCGTTCTCATTGTCGAGGATGAGGAGATCATCCGACGCGGCCTCCTCGCTACAATCGACTGGGCGGGGATGGGCTGCCGCATCGTGGGAGATGCGCCTGACGGCAAGGTTGGGCTGGAACTTCTGCGCACGGAACGCCCCGATGTCGTTCTGACGGATATCCGCATGCCGCGCATGGATGGCATCGAGATGGCGGAGGCGGCGCGCGCGGAGGGAATCCTGCCGCAGCTTGTCTTTCTTACAAGCTATGCCGAGTTCGACTATGCGCAGCAGGCACTCCGCCTCCAAGCGGCGGACTATCTGCTGAAGCCCGTGGATGAGGCGGAGCTTGCCGCGCTGATGCAGAGGCTTGCCGCTTCGGGAAGCGGCACGGATGATGCGGAGGTACGCGTGGAGGGCGTTGACTGGGCGCGCTATCTCGGGGACGCATCCCTCAATCCCTATGTGCGGCACGCGATGGAGCGGATTCGTGCGGACTATCGCGAGAAACTCAGCATCGAAGTTCTCGCCGAGGAGGCGGGCGTGAGCGCGAGCTATCTCAGCCGCAAGTTCAAGGAGGCGGCGGGGCAGACCTTCCTCGAGCTCCTGACGCGCGAGCGTTTGCAGAATGCCATTGTGCAGCTTGCATCGGGGAAGTATCGCGTCTACGAGGTCGCCGAGGAGAATGGCTTTGGCGACTACAAGAATTTTTGCAGCGTGTTCAAGAAGTATATGAAGTGTTCGCCGCGTGAGTTTTTGCAGCAACCGAAGTGA
- a CDS encoding cupin domain-containing protein: MAILNNIAHAQALALKDQVAYAEGQVVSKTLVQNKGLGITLFAFAQGEGISTHESKGDALVTALDGEGVIKIDDETYALKAGESIVMPANHPHSVYAAKEAPFKMLLVVAFPEA, from the coding sequence ATGGCAATCCTAAACAATATCGCGCACGCACAGGCACTTGCACTCAAAGATCAGGTCGCATATGCGGAGGGACAGGTCGTCAGCAAGACGCTCGTCCAGAACAAGGGACTCGGCATCACCCTCTTCGCCTTCGCGCAGGGCGAGGGCATCAGCACGCATGAGTCGAAGGGCGACGCGCTCGTTACGGCACTCGACGGCGAAGGCGTCATCAAGATTGACGACGAGACCTATGCGCTGAAGGCGGGCGAGAGCATCGTCATGCCGGCAAATCATCCGCACTCGGTGTATGCAGCGAAGGAAGCACCGTTCAAAATGCTCCTCGTTGTCGCATTCCCCGAAGCGTAA
- a CDS encoding type II toxin-antitoxin system HicB family antitoxin, which produces MAKYVFPAFFTPAEEGGYEVTFPDLEGATQGDNISDAIEMAADFLGLTTWSAEQDGRNMPTPTPLDQLKAPAGGFVNLIAADTDAYRAVIERENNPIKYARQKAGLNIKKLADLLGAPYRTVQEWNAGRRMPPEWVQRLIIEKIEANT; this is translated from the coding sequence ATGGCAAAATATGTTTTTCCCGCTTTTTTTACCCCCGCAGAGGAAGGCGGCTATGAAGTTACATTTCCCGATTTGGAAGGTGCTACGCAGGGAGATAATATTTCCGATGCGATTGAAATGGCGGCGGATTTTCTCGGACTGACAACATGGTCTGCCGAGCAGGACGGGCGGAATATGCCCACCCCCACGCCGCTCGACCAGTTGAAAGCCCCCGCCGGCGGCTTCGTCAATCTCATCGCCGCCGACACGGATGCCTATCGCGCCGTCATCGAGCGCGAGAACAATCCCATCAAGTACGCGCGTCAAAAGGCGGGGCTGAACATCAAGAAGCTCGCCGATCTCCTCGGCGCGCCCTATCGGACGGTGCAAGAGTGGAATGCGGGACGCCGCATGCCGCCCGAGTGGGTGCAGCGTCTCATCATCGAAAAGATTGAGGCAAATACCTGA
- a CDS encoding type II toxin-antitoxin system HicA family toxin has product MKISEFKRLLKSLGCRFETHGSRHDNWFNPETGKVFQVPRHDAQELKKGTLEAIMKQAGLK; this is encoded by the coding sequence ATGAAAATTTCCGAATTCAAACGTCTGCTGAAGAGTCTGGGCTGCCGTTTTGAAACGCACGGCAGTCGTCATGATAACTGGTTTAATCCTGAGACAGGAAAAGTTTTCCAAGTTCCGCGCCATGATGCACAAGAGCTAAAGAAAGGCACACTCGAAGCCATCATGAAACAGGCAGGACTGAAATAG
- the priA gene encoding replication restart helicase PriA: protein MTVADVYINIPVKSIAQEFTYRLPESLAQVDAGWRVFVPFGNVRKEGFVTCVRPYAPARDGAHALKEIIEAVDEEAWFSPQLLAAAQELAAFYLCSAAEIMRLFMPGKSGLRIFPVYRAAEDADEAHPLLADCNANAVYRYLSENGARRMTELRRTLPSTPVEECVEKLLRYHLVRREYHADRRDKARYEKYYTAGAITDELLAGFSRKPAQARALALFREREEYARAELDEKGISPATIKNLVVAGLLTEHLRRRLRNPYGTGVGAARADELTQAQRAAVKALREGVDGGGYQGFLLHGVTGSGKTRVYIETARAVRARGRQVVVLVPEIALTGQLITAFQEVFADDIVVLHSQLSLAERNDSIFRVRRGDAGIIIGARSALFTPANDVGAIILDEEQDMSYKQDESPRYHARVVAEILARRHGAILVLGSATPSLESYARAQAGELTFLAMPERIGSQPLPQVRAVDMREELRRGRRTIISRALRELLTETLARHEQAIIMLNRRGYSTFIMCRSCGAVITCADCGLPLVYHANGALVCHHCDLRAAVPETCPKCGSRYIKYFGSGTEKLEEELGQLLPAARLVRMDRDTTGRKFAHTEILTQFRRRNFDILLGTQMVAKGHDLPGVQAVGIISADASLNLPDFRAAERCFMLITQTAGRAGRHGARGEVIVQTYNPEHYAVQAALRQDYEAFAVQELERRRELFYPPFSRLVKLLFHDPNRERAWGEANAFVTAFQSAFAKEAGCMAIGPSPALIERERGRYRFIVLIKTTALANVQEYLRAHEIHLRDDIAIDIDPIAIF from the coding sequence ATGACCGTGGCTGATGTCTATATCAACATTCCGGTCAAGAGTATTGCACAGGAGTTCACCTATCGTCTGCCGGAGTCGCTCGCGCAGGTTGATGCGGGCTGGCGCGTCTTTGTTCCGTTCGGCAATGTCCGCAAGGAGGGCTTCGTCACCTGCGTGCGCCCGTACGCTCCTGCGCGTGACGGGGCACACGCGCTGAAGGAAATCATCGAGGCGGTGGATGAGGAGGCGTGGTTCTCGCCGCAGCTCCTCGCTGCAGCGCAGGAACTCGCCGCGTTCTACCTCTGCTCAGCAGCGGAGATCATGCGTCTCTTCATGCCGGGCAAGAGTGGTCTGCGCATCTTCCCCGTCTATCGTGCAGCGGAGGATGCGGACGAGGCGCATCCACTGCTCGCCGATTGCAACGCGAACGCCGTCTATCGCTATCTTTCTGAGAACGGTGCGCGGCGTATGACGGAGCTGCGGCGCACACTGCCCTCCACTCCGGTGGAGGAGTGTGTGGAAAAACTCCTGCGCTATCATCTCGTGCGCAGGGAGTATCATGCGGATCGCCGCGACAAGGCTCGCTACGAGAAGTATTATACGGCGGGCGCAATCACGGACGAGCTGCTTGCGGGATTTTCCCGAAAACCCGCGCAGGCGCGGGCGCTTGCGCTCTTTCGGGAGCGGGAGGAATATGCGCGCGCGGAACTCGACGAGAAGGGCATCTCGCCCGCGACGATCAAGAATCTCGTTGTCGCAGGTCTTCTGACGGAGCATCTGCGGCGCAGACTGCGCAATCCCTACGGAACGGGTGTGGGAGCAGCGCGGGCAGATGAGCTGACACAGGCGCAGCGCGCGGCTGTCAAAGCGCTGCGTGAGGGCGTTGATGGCGGTGGCTATCAGGGCTTTCTGCTGCACGGCGTCACGGGCAGCGGCAAGACGCGCGTCTACATCGAGACGGCGCGCGCCGTGCGCGCACGCGGACGGCAGGTCGTCGTGCTCGTGCCCGAGATTGCACTCACGGGGCAGCTCATCACGGCGTTTCAGGAGGTCTTTGCAGATGACATCGTCGTCCTGCACAGTCAGCTCTCGCTCGCGGAGCGCAACGATTCGATTTTCCGCGTGCGGCGCGGCGACGCGGGCATCATTATCGGCGCGCGCTCGGCGCTCTTCACGCCCGCCAACGACGTTGGCGCAATCATCCTCGACGAGGAACAGGATATGTCCTACAAGCAGGATGAGTCGCCGCGCTATCACGCGCGCGTGGTCGCGGAGATTCTCGCGCGGCGGCACGGCGCAATCCTCGTCCTCGGCAGTGCGACGCCATCGCTCGAGTCCTATGCGCGCGCGCAGGCGGGGGAGCTGACCTTCCTCGCGATGCCGGAGCGCATCGGCAGCCAGCCGTTGCCGCAGGTGCGCGCGGTCGATATGCGCGAGGAGTTGCGGCGCGGGCGGCGCACGATCATCTCACGCGCCCTGCGCGAACTGCTCACGGAGACGCTTGCGCGCCATGAGCAGGCAATCATCATGCTGAATCGGCGCGGCTACTCGACCTTCATCATGTGTCGCTCCTGCGGGGCGGTCATCACCTGCGCGGACTGCGGTCTGCCGCTCGTCTACCACGCGAACGGCGCGCTCGTCTGCCATCACTGCGACCTGCGCGCCGCCGTGCCCGAGACTTGCCCGAAATGCGGCAGCCGCTACATCAAATACTTCGGCTCGGGGACGGAAAAGCTCGAGGAGGAGCTGGGGCAGCTGCTCCCGGCAGCGCGCCTTGTGCGCATGGATCGCGATACGACGGGACGTAAATTCGCGCATACGGAGATTCTGACGCAGTTTCGCAGGCGCAACTTCGACATCCTCCTCGGCACGCAGATGGTTGCAAAGGGACACGACCTGCCCGGCGTGCAGGCGGTTGGCATCATCAGTGCCGATGCGAGTCTGAATCTGCCCGATTTCCGCGCGGCGGAGCGCTGCTTCATGCTCATCACACAGACGGCAGGGCGTGCGGGGCGCCACGGTGCACGCGGTGAGGTCATCGTGCAGACGTACAATCCCGAGCACTATGCTGTGCAGGCGGCGCTGCGGCAGGACTACGAGGCGTTCGCCGTGCAGGAACTTGAACGCCGCCGCGAGCTCTTCTATCCGCCGTTCAGCCGCCTCGTAAAGCTCCTCTTTCACGATCCGAACCGTGAACGCGCATGGGGCGAGGCAAACGCCTTTGTGACGGCCTTCCAATCGGCGTTTGCGAAGGAGGCCGGCTGTATGGCAATCGGGCCGTCGCCCGCATTGATCGAGCGGGAGCGCGGCAGATACCGCTTTATCGTCCTCATCAAAACGACTGCGCTCGCGAATGTGCAGGAGTATTTGCGCGCACATGAGATTCATCTGCGCGATGATATTGCGATTGATATCGACCCCATCGCGATTTTTTGA
- the ispE gene encoding 4-(cytidine 5'-diphospho)-2-C-methyl-D-erythritol kinase yields MVTIFGRAKINLTLDILGLREDGYHEIATVMQSLALADTLTLTQQEEGITLRVDLPGLEADERNLAHRAADLVMSECGVRGGVHIDITKRIPVAAGLAGGSADAAATLRGMNELYALNLSDEELCRLGAKLGSDIPFSIMGGTVLATGRGEIMQHLADFPATHVVLAKPPVAVSTPWAYRSYDAHPAEVHPDNAAFLEALARGDRARCAELICNVLEPVTETTHPVIGDYRARMRAHGALCAMMSGSGPTVFGLFAEEGAAAEAAAAFQEETDADVHLTHTVGRYGV; encoded by the coding sequence ATGGTGACGATTTTCGGGCGGGCGAAGATCAATCTGACGCTCGACATTCTGGGACTCAGGGAGGACGGGTATCACGAGATTGCAACCGTGATGCAGTCCCTCGCACTCGCAGACACGCTTACGCTCACGCAGCAGGAGGAGGGAATTACGCTGCGTGTAGACCTGCCGGGACTCGAGGCGGATGAACGCAATCTCGCCCATCGCGCGGCGGATCTCGTCATGAGCGAGTGCGGCGTGCGCGGCGGTGTCCATATCGACATTACAAAGCGAATCCCCGTCGCTGCGGGGCTTGCGGGCGGTAGTGCCGACGCGGCGGCGACGCTGCGCGGGATGAACGAACTCTATGCACTCAACCTCTCGGATGAGGAACTTTGCAGACTTGGCGCCAAACTTGGCTCCGACATTCCCTTTTCCATCATGGGCGGTACCGTCCTTGCGACGGGGCGCGGCGAGATCATGCAGCATCTCGCGGATTTCCCCGCCACCCATGTCGTGCTTGCAAAGCCTCCGGTCGCCGTCTCAACGCCGTGGGCATATCGCAGCTATGACGCCCATCCGGCGGAGGTTCATCCGGACAATGCGGCGTTCTTGGAGGCGCTTGCGCGCGGAGATCGCGCACGCTGCGCAGAGCTGATCTGCAATGTGCTCGAGCCTGTGACAGAGACAACGCATCCCGTGATCGGTGACTATCGTGCGCGCATGCGTGCACACGGTGCGCTCTGCGCGATGATGTCGGGCAGCGGCCCGACGGTGTTCGGTCTCTTTGCAGAGGAGGGCGCTGCGGCAGAGGCGGCAGCCGCGTTCCAAGAGGAGACGGATGCCGATGTCCATCTGACGCATACTGTGGGCAGGTACGGAGTGTAG
- a CDS encoding GntR family transcriptional regulator yields MQGKLSPVVVNSYQPLREIVCEVLRDAIRGGILKPGEWLKENDLADELLVSRTPVREAIRKLEQEGYVVTVPRRGAYVASVSIRDINEIFEIRAALEALACELAAERITDEEQERLERLLVAIGRAIEEHDMERIVRTDIEFHELLYQAARNERLLAIIGNLREQLTRFRTISMSYPGRLKATLEEHRAIVDAIGSGDARYARKVGAKHMENSEQTLLYAIEEQEKKTGTTIIKRKHKKSKEDAE; encoded by the coding sequence ATGCAAGGAAAACTATCACCGGTTGTTGTAAACAGTTACCAGCCGCTTCGCGAGATTGTCTGTGAGGTGCTGCGCGATGCCATTCGCGGGGGGATTCTGAAGCCCGGTGAATGGCTGAAGGAAAACGACCTCGCAGATGAACTGCTCGTCAGCCGCACGCCTGTGCGCGAGGCAATCCGCAAGCTCGAGCAGGAGGGCTATGTCGTCACCGTGCCGCGCCGCGGCGCCTATGTGGCGAGCGTATCCATCCGCGACATCAACGAGATCTTTGAGATCCGCGCTGCACTCGAGGCGCTTGCCTGCGAGCTGGCGGCGGAGCGGATCACCGATGAGGAGCAGGAGCGCCTTGAGCGTCTCCTCGTTGCCATCGGGCGCGCCATCGAGGAGCATGACATGGAGCGCATCGTCAGAACGGACATCGAGTTCCACGAGCTCCTGTATCAGGCGGCACGCAACGAGCGGCTGCTTGCAATCATCGGCAATCTGCGCGAGCAGCTCACGCGCTTTCGTACAATCTCTATGTCCTATCCGGGGCGTCTCAAGGCGACGCTCGAGGAGCACCGCGCAATCGTGGATGCGATTGGTTCGGGCGATGCGCGCTATGCGCGCAAGGTGGGCGCAAAGCATATGGAGAACTCGGAACAGACCCTGCTCTATGCCATCGAGGAGCAGGAGAAAAAAACGGGAACGACGATCATCAAACGCAAGCATAAAAAGAGTAAGGAAGACGCCGAGTAG
- the glmU gene encoding bifunctional UDP-N-acetylglucosamine diphosphorylase/glucosamine-1-phosphate N-acetyltransferase GlmU, translating into MLDFVTVILAAGKGTRMKSKLPKVLHRAAGKSMLQHVIDAADAAGARRNIVVTGFGGDVVREAIGDSVEYVEQREQLGTGHAVLQTKELLAKEHGTIMVLCGDTPLLTAELLARFHEEHVHAGAKATVLTAIMPNAKGYGRIVRRESGEVLKIVEHKDATPEEREIHEVNAGIYCFDAQALFAALSKVTNDNAQGEYYLPDVLSILRDAGEKIWAVIADNYESTLGINSRSQLAVAERILRRRKVEELMADGVTIIDPHTTFIDAEVRVGMDTVIYPFTFLEGLTVIGEDCVIGPNVRFQDMVIGDNVKAHYVYAHDAEVESGTDLGQFNHIRPDSHISAGVKIGNFVEVKNSNIGEGSKLPHLSYIGDCDMGAHVNMGCGTITVNYDGKQKFRTHIADNAFVGCNSNLVAPVTVGDGAYVAAGSTITRDVPAGTLSVARARQKEIEGWHDKRK; encoded by the coding sequence ATGTTGGATTTTGTTACGGTTATTTTGGCAGCTGGTAAGGGGACGCGTATGAAGTCGAAGCTGCCGAAAGTCCTGCATCGTGCGGCGGGGAAATCCATGCTGCAGCACGTCATTGACGCAGCGGATGCAGCGGGGGCGCGGCGCAACATCGTCGTCACAGGGTTTGGCGGCGATGTCGTGCGCGAAGCAATCGGAGACAGCGTGGAGTATGTGGAGCAGCGCGAGCAGCTCGGGACGGGGCACGCCGTTCTGCAGACGAAGGAGCTGCTCGCAAAGGAACACGGGACGATCATGGTGCTCTGCGGAGATACGCCGCTCCTGACGGCGGAACTCCTTGCGCGCTTCCACGAGGAGCATGTACACGCAGGTGCAAAGGCGACTGTCCTCACGGCGATTATGCCGAACGCAAAGGGCTATGGACGCATCGTCCGCCGCGAGAGCGGCGAGGTGCTCAAGATTGTCGAGCACAAGGACGCAACGCCCGAGGAGCGCGAGATCCATGAGGTCAATGCGGGCATCTACTGCTTTGACGCGCAGGCGCTCTTTGCAGCTCTTTCAAAGGTGACAAATGACAATGCACAGGGGGAGTACTATCTTCCCGATGTCCTCAGCATTCTGCGCGATGCGGGCGAGAAAATCTGGGCGGTTATCGCGGACAACTATGAGAGCACGCTCGGCATCAATTCGCGCAGTCAGCTCGCCGTCGCGGAGCGCATCCTGCGCCGCCGCAAGGTCGAGGAGCTGATGGCGGACGGCGTGACGATCATCGATCCGCATACGACGTTCATCGACGCGGAGGTGCGCGTCGGCATGGACACGGTCATCTATCCGTTCACCTTCCTCGAGGGGCTCACGGTGATCGGTGAGGACTGCGTGATCGGGCCCAATGTGCGCTTTCAGGACATGGTCATCGGCGACAATGTCAAGGCGCACTATGTCTATGCACATGATGCCGAGGTTGAGAGCGGAACGGATCTTGGTCAGTTCAACCACATCCGTCCGGACAGCCACATCAGCGCGGGCGTGAAGATTGGCAATTTCGTCGAGGTCAAGAACTCGAACATCGGCGAGGGCTCGAAGCTGCCCCATCTTTCCTATATCGGGGACTGCGATATGGGCGCGCACGTCAACATGGGCTGCGGCACGATCACGGTCAACTACGATGGGAAGCAGAAGTTCCGCACGCATATCGCGGACAATGCCTTTGTCGGCTGCAACTCGAACCTCGTCGCCCCCGTCACCGTCGGCGATGGTGCCTATGTCGCCGCCGGCTCGACCATCACGCGCGACGTACCCGCAGGCACGCTCTCCGTGGCGCGCGCGCGGCAGAAGGAGATCGAGGGCTGGCACGATAAACGGAAATGA
- a CDS encoding ribose-phosphate diphosphokinase produces MSFPTDNVCILTGNANPQLAKDIAERIGIPLCEAFVGQFNNGEIQVMIEESIRGKDIFIIQSTSFPVNDNLMELLILTDACKRASAHSITAVVPYYAYARQDRKTRGREPISAKLVANLMTTAGVTRVVTVDLHAGQIQGFFDIPVDHLAAAPVLAGYFREQEIEDLVVVSPDLGGVTRARIMADFLRAPIAIIEKRRPCPGCAEVMNLIGEVEGKTALLIDDIVDTAGSLCEGAKALKERGAKRVLAACSHAILSDPAVERLNASVIDQLVITDSIPLPPEKQSDKLVTLSLAQSLADVIVRIQSHRSVSLLFNHH; encoded by the coding sequence ATGAGTTTTCCGACCGACAACGTGTGCATCCTGACGGGGAATGCCAATCCACAGTTGGCAAAGGATATTGCGGAACGTATCGGCATACCGCTCTGCGAGGCTTTCGTCGGACAGTTCAACAACGGCGAGATCCAGGTGATGATCGAGGAGAGCATTCGCGGCAAGGATATCTTCATCATCCAGTCGACGAGCTTTCCCGTCAACGACAACCTCATGGAACTGCTGATTCTCACAGATGCGTGCAAGCGTGCATCTGCGCACAGCATTACAGCGGTTGTCCCGTACTACGCCTACGCGCGTCAGGATCGTAAGACGCGCGGGCGCGAGCCGATCTCGGCGAAGCTCGTTGCAAATCTCATGACGACAGCGGGTGTGACCCGCGTTGTCACGGTCGATCTCCATGCGGGACAGATTCAGGGATTCTTCGATATTCCCGTGGATCATCTTGCTGCCGCTCCCGTGCTTGCCGGTTACTTCCGCGAGCAGGAGATTGAGGATCTCGTCGTTGTCTCGCCCGACCTCGGTGGTGTCACGCGAGCGCGCATCATGGCGGACTTCCTCCGTGCACCGATTGCCATCATTGAGAAGCGGCGTCCCTGTCCGGGCTGCGCGGAGGTCATGAACCTCATCGGTGAGGTCGAGGGGAAGACAGCACTCCTCATCGACGATATTGTCGATACGGCGGGATCTCTCTGCGAGGGGGCAAAGGCGCTCAAGGAGCGCGGAGCAAAGCGCGTGTTGGCGGCATGCTCGCATGCGATCCTGAGCGATCCCGCAGTCGAGCGGCTCAACGCCTCCGTCATTGACCAGCTGGTCATCACCGATTCGATCCCGCTTCCACCGGAGAAGCAGTCCGATAAACTCGTTACACTCTCGCTTGCACAGTCCCTTGCGGATGTCATTGTGCGCATTCAAAGTCATCGTTCGGTGAGCCTGCTCTTCAATCATCACTAA
- a CDS encoding NAD(P)/FAD-dependent oxidoreductase, with product MHVIIIGSGPAGVSAALYARRGGADVTVISKGAGGLTTAEWVENYYGFAEPISGAELEQRGIAGAERLGVRFETDEVLAVLPVEEGRGFRLEAACRTYAADAVILAAGASRKTLSIPGLRDFEGRGVSYCAICDAFFYRGKKVAVIGAGDYALHEAEILRPHAAQLSLLTNGEEPSVAISDGIAVQTQKIVRIEGARRVQHIVFDDETGMDVDGIFMAIGTAGSMELARKLGVVLSDGKIAVGKHMETNVPGVYAAGDCTGGLLQIAKAVYEGAEAGLAAVQYLRKQ from the coding sequence ATGCATGTCATCATCATCGGTTCCGGTCCTGCGGGCGTCTCCGCTGCACTCTATGCACGGCGTGGCGGTGCGGATGTGACTGTCATCTCGAAGGGGGCGGGCGGTCTGACCACGGCAGAGTGGGTCGAGAACTACTACGGCTTTGCGGAGCCGATCTCCGGCGCAGAGCTAGAGCAGCGCGGCATCGCAGGGGCAGAGCGGCTCGGTGTCCGCTTTGAGACAGATGAGGTGCTTGCCGTTTTGCCTGTGGAGGAGGGGCGGGGCTTTCGACTTGAGGCGGCGTGCAGAACGTATGCAGCGGATGCTGTGATCCTTGCGGCAGGGGCGTCGCGCAAGACACTCTCCATTCCGGGCCTCAGGGACTTCGAGGGGCGCGGCGTGAGTTACTGCGCGATCTGCGACGCATTCTTTTATCGCGGGAAAAAGGTCGCGGTCATCGGGGCGGGTGACTATGCCCTGCACGAGGCAGAGATCCTGCGTCCGCATGCCGCACAGCTTTCCCTGCTGACGAACGGGGAGGAGCCCTCCGTTGCGATTTCGGATGGTATTGCCGTGCAGACGCAGAAGATTGTCCGCATCGAAGGGGCGCGCCGCGTGCAGCACATCGTCTTTGATGATGAGACAGGCATGGATGTGGATGGCATCTTTATGGCGATCGGCACAGCGGGGAGCATGGAGCTGGCGCGCAAACTCGGAGTCGTGCTCAGCGATGGGAAAATTGCTGTGGGCAAGCATATGGAGACGAATGTGCCGGGCGTCTATGCTGCGGGGGACTGTACGGGCGGACTGCTGCAGATTGCAAAGGCTGTCTATGAGGGCGCTGAGGCGGGACTTGCCGCCGTGCAATATCTGCGCAAGCAATAG
- a CDS encoding Crp/Fnr family transcriptional regulator, producing MKAHSTDSGNFREYMDQFALWSALTPQQRDTLAAHTRFVRYKKGTSVHRGSLGGAGTLHIISGTLRVYTLSEEGREFTLYFLRDGDVALLASTSFLGTISYDIAIDATKNTELFVSDTETVREILCANVEVRAHAYEHAVVRLSEMLWKFHQMLFTSAERRLAKFLLAESARTAGDEIRLTHEETAQYLGTAREVVSRLMREFSQEGLVQTSRGCIHILDRAALQERAGA from the coding sequence ATGAAGGCGCATAGTACAGATAGCGGAAATTTTCGAGAGTATATGGATCAATTTGCGTTGTGGAGCGCACTTACACCGCAGCAGCGGGATACGTTGGCTGCGCATACGCGTTTTGTCCGCTATAAGAAGGGGACATCTGTTCATCGTGGTTCGCTTGGCGGCGCGGGGACGCTGCACATCATATCCGGTACGCTGCGCGTCTATACCCTCTCTGAGGAAGGTCGTGAGTTCACGCTCTACTTCCTGCGTGACGGAGATGTTGCCCTTCTTGCAAGTACGTCCTTTCTGGGAACCATCTCTTACGACATCGCTATTGATGCGACCAAGAATACGGAGCTCTTTGTCTCGGATACGGAGACCGTGCGGGAAATTCTCTGTGCAAATGTCGAAGTGCGTGCGCATGCCTATGAGCACGCCGTTGTGCGCCTGTCCGAAATGCTGTGGAAATTCCATCAGATGCTTTTCACCTCGGCGGAGCGGCGGCTTGCTAAATTTCTGCTCGCGGAATCTGCGCGTACTGCGGGCGATGAAATCCGCCTGACGCATGAGGAGACAGCGCAGTATCTCGGCACGGCACGGGAGGTTGTCAGCCGCCTCATGCGCGAGTTCAGTCAGGAGGGACTGGTACAGACCTCCAGGGGCTGCATCCACATACTTGATCGTGCAGCACTTCAGGAGCGTGCAGGTGCTTGA
- a CDS encoding late competence development ComFB family protein: MQHLPFKNYMEDAVARMLNRLAPQYPDICMCERCRTDMMMIALNNLPPRYVSTHKGDVLQRVEGMEIQYEVEVLTETMRAMQIVDGQPHHGRNEEGI, translated from the coding sequence ATGCAACATTTGCCATTTAAGAACTATATGGAGGATGCCGTTGCGCGTATGCTCAACCGCCTCGCCCCGCAGTATCCCGACATCTGTATGTGCGAGCGCTGCCGTACGGATATGATGATGATCGCGCTGAACAACCTCCCGCCGCGCTACGTCTCCACACACAAGGGCGATGTCCTGCAGCGCGTCGAGGGTATGGAGATCCAGTATGAGGTGGAGGTACTGACCGAGACCATGCGTGCGATGCAGATTGTCGACGGTCAGCCGCATCATGGGCGCAACGAAGAAGGTATTTGA